One genomic segment of Ipomoea triloba cultivar NCNSP0323 chromosome 9, ASM357664v1 includes these proteins:
- the LOC116030259 gene encoding exocyst complex component SEC15A: MSSKTKRRTVAENGDTAEDTVLVTMINNGDDLGPLVRHSFDSGKPEALLHQLKNVVKKKEVEIEELCKLHYEDFIVAVDELRGVLVDAEELKSELASENFRLQEVGSALLLKLEELLESYSIKKNVTEAIKMSRNCVQVLELCVKCNTHISQGQFYPALKAVDLIEKNYLQNIPVKKLKAIIEVRIPLIKSHIEKKVCTEVNEWLVHIRSTAKDIGQTAIAYASSARQRDEDMLARQRKAEEQSCLGLGDFSYSLDVEEIDEESILKFDLTPLYRAHHIHKCLGFPEQFREYYYKNRFLQLSSDLQISSAQPFLESHQGFLAQTAGYFIVEDRVMRTAGGLLSPSQLETMWETAVAKVTSVLERQFSHVDSASHLLLVKDYVTLFGATLRDYGYEVGSILETLNSSREKYHELLLAECRQQIMDIITNDTYEQMVMKKESDYQANVLVFHLQTSDIMPAFPFIAPFSSMVPDCCRTVRAFIKDSVNYLSYGSQMNFFDFVKKYLDKLLIDVLNEAILDTIHSGTTGVSQAMQIAANIAVLERACDYFLQHAAQQCGIPVRSVERPQGSLTAKIVLKTSRDAAYLALLSLVNDKLEEFMSLTENVNWTAEDAPQEGNEYINEVLIYLDTLMSTAQQILPLDALYKVGSGALEHISNSILGAFLSDSVKRFNANVVIGINQDLKALESFADEKFHSTGLSEIYSEGSFRGCLVEARQLINLLLSSQPENFMNPVIRQRNYYALDYKRVATICDKYRDAADGLFGSLARGNTKQSARKKSMDTLKKRLRDFN, from the coding sequence ATGAGTTCTAAAACTAAGAGGAGGACTGTGGCAGAGAATGGCGATACTGCCGAGGATACTGTTCTTGTTACTATGATAAACAATGGGGACGATTTAGGTCCTTTGGTGAGGCATTCTTTCGACAGTGGGAAGCCGGAAGCCCTCCTACATCAGCTTAAGAATGTGGTCAAGAAGAAAGAAGTTGAAATAGAGGAGCTTTGCAAGCTTCACTATGAGGATTTTATTGTTGCAGTGGATGAGCTTCGCGGTGTGTTAGTTGATGCAGAAGAGCTCAAAAGCGAACTTGCATCTGAAAATTTCAGGCTGCAAGAAGTTGGAAGTGCCCTGCTTTTGAAACTCGAAGAGCTTCTTGAATCCTATTCGATTAAGAAGAATGTTACAGAGGCAATTAAGATGTCCAGGAATTGTGTCCAAGTTCTGGAGCTTTGTGTCAAGTGTAATACCCACATTTCCCAGGGGCAATTTTATCCTGCTCTGAAAGCTGTAGATCTTATTGAGAAAAATTATTTGCAGAATATTCCTGTGAAGAAGCTCAAGGCAATCATAGAGGTAAGAATACCACTAATAAAGTCACACATTGAGAAGAAAGTGTGCACTGAAGTCAATGAATGGCTTGTCCATATAAGGAGTACCGCAAAAGATATTGGGCAGACTGCGATAGCATATGCATCATCCGCTCGCCAGAGGGATGAAGATATGCTAGCTCGTCAAAGGAAGGCTGAGGAACAGAGTTGTTTGGGTTTGGGAGATTTCAGTTATAGCTTGGATGTTGAAGAAATAGATGAAGAATCCATTTTAAAGTTTGATCTTACACCACTTTACCGAGCCCACCACATTCACAAATGTCTTGGATTCCCAGAGCAGTTTCGTGAATACTACTACAAAAATCGGTTCTTGCAGCTAAGTTCAGATTTGCAAATTTCCTCGGCTCAACCATTCCTTGAATCCCATCAGGGTTTCTTGGCTCAGACTGCAGGGTATTTTATTGTTGAGGATCGGGTAATGCGGACTGCTGGTGGGCTTCTATCACCAAGTCAGCTCGAGACTATGTGGGAAACAGCTGTGGCCAAAGTTACTTCAGTCTTGGAGAGGCAATTTTCCCATGTTGATAGTGCCAGTCATCTTCTCTTGGTGAAGGATTATGTGACTCTTTTTGGGGCAACCCTCAGAGATTATGGCTACGAAGTGGGCTCAATTCTTGAGACTCTCAATAGTAGCCGTGAAAAATATCATGAACTTCTTTTGGCAGAGTGTAGGCAACAAATCATGGATATCATCACCAATGATACATATGAACAGATGGTAATGAAAAAGGAGTCAGACTACCAGGCAAATGTTTTGGTATTTCATCTTCAGACCTCTGATATAATGCCCGCATTCCCTTTTATTGCTCCCTTCTCTTCTATGGTACCCGATTGCTGTCGAACTGTTAGAGCATTCATCAAGGATTCGGTTAATTATTTGTCTTATGGAAGCCAAATGAACTTTTTTGATTTTGTCAAGAAGTATTTGGATAAGCTCTTAATTGATGTCCTAAATGAAGCAATACTCGACACGATTCACAGTGGCACGACTGGTGTGTCTCAGGCTATGCAAATTGCTGCAAATATAGCTGTTCTAGAAAGAGCATGCGATTATTTTCTTCAACATGCAGCCCAACAATGTGGCATCCCTGTCCGGTCAGTTGAAAGACCTCAAGGCAGTTTAACTGCCAAGATTGTTCTCAAAACTTCTAGGGATGCTGCTTATCTTGCTTTGTTAAGCTTGGTAAATGACAAGTTGGAAGAGTTCATGTCACTCACAGAAAATGTGAACTGGACAGCAGAAGATGCTCCCCAGGAAGGAAATGAGTATATTAACGAGGTGCTTATTTACCTGGACACTCTTATGTCCACTGCTCAGCAAATTTTACCTCTTGATGCTCTGTATAAAGTTGGGAGTGGTGCACTTGAGCATATTTCCAACTCCATTCTGGGAGCTTTTCTTAGTGACTCTGTAAAAAGATTCAATGCTAATGTTGTGATTGGCATCAACCAAGATTTGAAGGCATTGGAATCTTTTGCTGATGAGAAGTTTCACAGCACCGGGTTGAGCGAGATATACAGCGAAGGAAGCTTCCGAGGATGCTTGGTAGAGGCTAGACAATTGATAAACCTTCTGTTGAGCAGTCAACCAGAGAACTTCATGAATCCTGTGATACGGCAGAGGAACTACTATGCTTTGGATTATAAAAGAGTTGCTACTATCTGTGACAAGTACAGGGATGCTGCTGATGGACTGTTTGGAAGTCTTGCAAGAGGAAATACTAAGCAAAGTGCCCGTAAAAAATCCATGGACACGCTGAAGAAAAGACTAAGGGATTTCAACTGA
- the LOC116029294 gene encoding bZIP transcription factor 17-like, which translates to MAKTAVAEPPAPPSNLNLTTADELEEALPISPLEAAHMFQNDDVVMDDFDFDFSFDDFCLPFGADNSLSQNFLPVSLDQAGCDPVQAQLDVGPTCYVQPGSGCEPIGAFKNSASIFKSSSSELCHFSADQIAGDAMLLNSVSPELSSTSSRVLFVNSPESQQIYGDVSGYLNVPSPESNGSNREASQRSGNENQGSSGDVVLNCPSPESQGSENCGLNVSAAPNLLSTDSDKSVNSSTDFGNNSIKIGVVDQKIKLEELNANINNCSNSMLKRKKQSEDINNVESRSSKYRKPVDDTITENNSENNADITSEEEEKRKTRLMRNRESAQLSRQRKKHYVEELEDKVRTMHSTIQDLNSKISYIMAENASLRQQMGGNGVAVAPPMPPPGMYPPVMYPWMPCPPPYMVKPQGSQVPLVPIPRLKPQQTVSAPKSSKKVESKKNEPKTKKVASVTFLGLLFFIMVFGGLVPTMNVRYGGMREAFTGNTRTGYYEKHPATVLAVNRTGQGESSAHGKHYSDVTHFGTQGHGGGGGKKHSEQDADEFGQSGNGSVPLAASLYVPRNDKLVKIDGNLIIHSVLASEKAMASHVDAEEKGSQETGLAVPENMPPAITAGRHPHMYQGAAERQRALGSDSMSKDNMRSTGADGRLQQWFREGLAGPMLSSGMCSEVFQFDVSSAIVPATSMRNVSLEETRNTTKSKKGRNRRILNGLSVPLPASAHNISEETAEITGNKEKLKGNNNSLSSMVVSVLVDPREGGDGDVDGVMGKKSLSRIFVVVLVDSVKYVTYSCMLPFKGSVPHLVTT; encoded by the exons ATGGCCAAAACAGCGGTGGCGGAGCCGCCGGCACCGCCATCAAATCTCAACCTCACCACCGCCGATGAATTGGAGGAGGCCCTCCCAATTTCACCCCTGGAAGCCGCACACATGTTCCAAAACGACGACGTGGTGATGGACGACTTCGACTTCGACTTCTCCTTCGACGATTTCTGCCTTCCTTTCGGTGCGGACAATTCTCTCAGCCAAAATTTCCTACCGGTTTCGCTCGACCAGGCCGGTTGTGATCCGGTGCAGGCGCAGCTTGATGTAGGCCCCACTTGTTACGTGCAACCCGGGTCCGGCTGTGAACCGATCGGGGCGTTTAAGAATTCTGCTAGCATTTTCAAGTCGTCGTCTTCAGAACTGTGTCATTTCTCCGCCGATCAGATTGCCGGAGACGCCATGCTTCTCAATTCTGTGTCGCCGGAGCTAAGCTCGACCTCTTCTAGGGTTTTGTTCGTGAACTCGCCGGAATCTCAGCAGATTTACGGAGATGTCTCCGGATACCTGAATGTTCCATCCCCTGAGTCGAATGGGTCTAATCGCGAGGCTTCTCAGCGGTCTGGAAATGAAAACCAGGGCTCCAGTGGAGATGTGGTTTTGAATTGTCCTTCGCCAGAGTCTCAGGGTTCGGAAAACTGTGGTCTCAACGTCTCTGCAGCGCCGAATTTACTGTCCACGGACTCGGATAAATCGGTAAATTCTTCTACTGACTTTGGTAATAATTCAATAAAGATTGGTGTGGTTGATCAGAAAATCAAGTTGGAGGAATTGAATGCTAATATTAACAATTGTAGTAACTCTATGTTGAAGAGGAAAAAACAGAGTGAAGACATTAATAATGTGGAGTCTAGGAGTAGCAAATATAGAAAACCTGTTGATGACACAATCACCGAGAATAACAGTGAAAATAATGCTGATATCACTAGTGAAGAGgaagagaagaggaaaacaagATTAATGAGAAATAGGGAGAGTGCTCAGCTCTCGAGGCAAAGGAAGAAGCATTATGTTGAGGAGTTAGAGGATAAAGTGAGGACAATGCATTCAACTATCCAAGATTTGAATTCCAAGATATCTTATATAATGGCCGAAAATGCTAGTTTAAGGCAGCAGATGGGTGGGAATGGTGTGGCTGTTGCGCCCCCAATGCCTCCCCCAGGGATGTATCCACCCGTTATGTATCCGTGGATGCCATGTCCCCCACCTTATATGGTGAAGCCACAGGGGTCGCAAGTGCCATTAGTTCCTATTCCAAGGTTGAAGCCACAGCAAACAGTCTCTGCACCTAAGAGTAGTAAGAAAGTGGAGAGTAAGAAGAATGAGCCAAAGACTAAAAAGGTTGCTAGTGTTACATTCCTTGGCTTGTTGTTTTTTATAATGGTATTTGGAGGATTGGTTCCCACAATGAATGTAAGATATGGGGGAATGAGAGAGGCATTTACTGGGAATACCAGGACTGGGTACTATGAAAAGCACCCTGCAACAGTGTTGGCTGTTAATAGAACTGGACAAGGTGAGAGTTCTGCGCATGGAAAACATTATAGTGATGTTACCCATTTTGGTACGCAAGGTCATGGTGGTGGAGGAGGAAAGAAACATAGTGAGCAAGATGCTGATGAGTTTGGTCAATCAGGCAATGGTAGTGTGCCCCTTGCAGCCTCCTTATATGTTCCGAGGAATGACAAGCTTGTGAAAATTGATGGTAACTTAATCATTCATTCTGTTCTGGCAAGTGAGAAAGCCATGGCATCTCATGTGGATGCTGAAGAAAAGGGTAGTCAAGAGACAGGTCTAGCAGTTCCTGAAAATATGCCCCCTGCTATTACTGCTGGAAGACATCCTCATATGTACCAAGGTGCTGCTGAACGGCAAAGGGCTCTTGGTTCTGATTCTATGAGTAAGGACAATATGAGGTCAACGGGAGCTGATGGTAGGCTACAGCAATGGTTCAGAGAAGGCCTTGCCG GGCCGATGTTAAGCTCTGGCATGTGCAGTGAGGTGTTCCAGTTTGATGTGTCATCAGCAATAGTTCCAGCAACTTCCATGAGGAATGTGTCTCTAGAAGAAACTCGGAATACTACAAAGTCAAAAAAGGGAAGAAATAGAAGGATTCTTAATGGTCTTTCTGTTCCCCTTCCTGCATCAGCTCACAACATCTCTGAAGAAACTGCTGAAATAACTGGAAACAAAGAAAAGCTCAAAGGGAATAACAATTCACTGTCTTCAATGGTTGTTTCTGTGCTTGTTGATCCAAGAGAGGGAGGCGATGGTGACGTTGATGGCGTGATGGGAAAGAAGTCTCTTTCCCGGATTTTTGTCGTTGTACTGGTAGACAGCGTCAAGTACGTCACATACTCATGCATGCTTCCGTTCAAGGGCTCGGTCCCTCATCTAGTGACTACCTGA